Proteins encoded within one genomic window of Candidatus Methylomirabilis sp.:
- a CDS encoding cell division protein FtsL, with the protein MARSLGGTLTRSHPVRTRARARRAFLRLDLWRGVLLLGLLCLGILFYVWQHIQVLRLGYALEGLRAERATLLQEQKILTLELARLTDLGRVEAIARARFEMQTPRPGQVIVLPEPAGPGTGSR; encoded by the coding sequence ATGGCCCGGTCGCTCGGGGGCACCCTCACCCGCTCCCATCCTGTCCGCACGCGCGCCCGGGCGCGCCGGGCGTTCCTGCGGCTGGACCTCTGGCGGGGCGTGCTCCTGCTGGGCCTGCTCTGCCTCGGCATCCTCTTCTACGTGTGGCAGCACATCCAGGTCCTCCGCCTCGGCTACGCCCTGGAGGGGCTGCGCGCGGAGCGCGCCACCCTCCTGCAGGAGCAGAAGATTCTGACCCTCGAGCTGGCCCGGCTCACCGACCTCGGCCGGGTCGAGGCCATCGCCCGGGCCCGCTTCGAGATGCAGACCCCCCGCCCCGGCCAGGTGATCGTGCTCCCTGAGCCGGCCGGGCCCGGTACCGGGTCCCGGTAG